A DNA window from Labrys wisconsinensis contains the following coding sequences:
- a CDS encoding VOC family protein produces MAKNTICLWYDKEAEAAARFYAETFPDSAVGTVYHAPSDYPSGKAGDVLMVEFTVAGMPCLGLNGGPAFKHNEAFSFQIATEDQEETDRYWNAIVGNGGRESACGWCKDRWGISWQITPRVLMEAMAAGGAEAKRAFEAMMEMGKIDVAAIEAARRG; encoded by the coding sequence ATGGCCAAGAACACGATCTGCCTGTGGTACGACAAGGAGGCCGAGGCTGCGGCCCGCTTCTATGCCGAGACGTTTCCCGACAGCGCGGTGGGCACCGTCTACCATGCTCCGAGCGACTACCCGTCGGGCAAGGCGGGCGACGTGCTGATGGTCGAATTCACGGTCGCCGGCATGCCCTGCCTCGGCCTCAATGGCGGGCCCGCGTTCAAGCACAACGAAGCCTTCTCGTTCCAGATCGCCACGGAGGATCAGGAGGAGACCGACCGTTACTGGAACGCCATCGTCGGCAATGGCGGCCGGGAAAGCGCCTGCGGCTGGTGCAAGGACAGATGGGGCATCTCCTGGCAGATCACGCCGCGGGTGCTGATGGAGGCAATGGCGGCCGGCGGCGCCGAGGCCAAGCGCGCGTTCGAGGCGATGATGGAGATGGGGAAGATCGACGTGGCGGCGATCGAGGCGGCCCGACGCGGTTGA
- a CDS encoding dipeptidase, translated as MPEPDPIPVFDGHNDMLLRLYKAGSAEAEMRFLDGTPDGHIDLPRARRGGLAGGLFAAFPPPLAALDLDTGMARARYDLPSPPTLDLAPAQASTLAMASILLRLERASAGALTVCRDVAAIRAAMAQGSLAAVFHIEGAEAIDPDLAMLDVLHAAGLRSLGLVWSRPNAFGHGVPFRFPGSPDTGPGLTEAGKALVKACNRLRILVDLSHLNEQGFRDVAALSEAPLVATHSNVHAICPSTRNLTDWQLGAIRDSGGLVGLNFAAGFLRPDGRMKADTGLDVMLQHIDALLEALGEDGVGLGSDFDGALVPAVIGDAAGLPRLTEAIAARHGQALAEKIAWRNWLGLLERTIG; from the coding sequence ATGCCAGAGCCCGACCCGATCCCCGTCTTCGACGGCCACAACGACATGCTGCTGCGCCTCTACAAGGCCGGCAGCGCCGAGGCCGAGATGCGCTTCCTCGACGGCACGCCGGACGGCCATATCGACCTGCCGCGCGCCCGCCGGGGCGGGCTGGCGGGCGGCCTGTTCGCCGCCTTCCCGCCGCCGCTCGCCGCGCTCGACCTCGACACCGGCATGGCCCGTGCCCGCTACGACCTGCCGAGCCCGCCGACGCTCGACCTCGCGCCGGCCCAGGCCTCGACCCTGGCCATGGCCTCGATCCTGCTGCGGCTGGAGCGGGCCTCGGCCGGGGCGCTGACCGTCTGCCGCGACGTCGCGGCGATCCGGGCGGCGATGGCGCAGGGCTCGCTCGCCGCCGTCTTCCACATCGAGGGCGCCGAAGCGATCGATCCGGACCTCGCCATGCTCGACGTGCTGCATGCCGCCGGCCTGCGCTCGCTCGGCCTGGTCTGGAGCCGGCCGAACGCCTTCGGCCACGGCGTGCCCTTCCGCTTCCCCGGCTCGCCCGACACGGGACCTGGCCTGACCGAGGCCGGCAAGGCGCTGGTGAAGGCGTGCAACCGCCTGCGCATCCTGGTCGACCTCTCGCATCTCAACGAGCAGGGATTCCGCGACGTCGCGGCGCTGAGCGAGGCGCCCCTGGTCGCCACCCATTCCAACGTCCATGCGATCTGCCCGAGCACGCGCAACCTCACCGACTGGCAGCTCGGCGCCATCCGCGACAGCGGCGGCCTCGTCGGCCTCAACTTCGCCGCCGGCTTCCTGCGCCCGGACGGGCGGATGAAGGCCGATACCGGCCTCGACGTCATGCTCCAGCACATCGACGCGCTCCTGGAAGCGCTGGGCGAGGACGGCGTCGGCCTCGGCTCGGATTTCGACGGCGCGCTCGTCCCCGCCGTGATCGGCGACGCCGCCGGCCTGCCCCGCCTGACCGAGGCGATCGCCGCCCGCCACGGTCAGGCGCTGGCGGAAAAGATCGCCTGGCGCAACTGGCTCGGCCTGCTGGAGCGGACGATCGGGTGA
- a CDS encoding type II toxin-antitoxin system RelE/ParE family toxin: MLEVRQTASYSAWISGLRDQRAVARIEIRIRRLSLGNPGDVKSVGEGVSELRVDYGPGYRVYFTSRGGTIVILLCGGDKRTQAADIAAAKRMAKDL, encoded by the coding sequence ATGCTGGAGGTTCGCCAGACGGCCAGCTATTCCGCCTGGATTTCCGGCTTGCGCGATCAACGAGCCGTTGCCCGCATCGAAATCCGGATCCGCCGGCTGTCGCTGGGCAACCCCGGAGATGTGAAATCGGTTGGCGAGGGCGTGAGCGAGCTTCGGGTCGACTACGGCCCCGGATACCGGGTCTACTTCACATCCCGCGGTGGGACCATCGTGATCCTGCTGTGCGGAGGCGACAAACGGACCCAGGCTGCCGATATCGCGGCGGCGAAGAGGATGGCGAAGGATCTGTAA
- a CDS encoding addiction module antidote protein, with amino-acid sequence MPLETTLWDPAERLTSPEAELAYLEAAFEDGDPALIAAAIGDVARARGMSRIAREAGLSREAMYKAFRAEGNPTLETVAGVTRALGFKLTIRPAG; translated from the coding sequence ATGCCCTTGGAAACGACTCTTTGGGATCCCGCGGAGCGCCTGACCTCTCCGGAGGCGGAGCTTGCCTATCTCGAAGCGGCCTTCGAGGACGGCGACCCCGCCCTGATCGCCGCTGCCATCGGGGACGTCGCTCGCGCCCGCGGCATGTCGCGGATCGCGCGGGAGGCCGGCCTCAGCCGCGAAGCGATGTACAAGGCGTTCCGGGCGGAAGGCAATCCGACGCTCGAAACCGTCGCCGGCGTAACCAGGGCGCTCGGCTTCAAGCTGACGATCAGACCGGCCGGCTGA
- a CDS encoding ArsR/SmtB family transcription factor: protein MQTGPKIAEVAALVGDPARANMLGALMDGRALTASELAYAAHVTPQTASAHLGKLVDGGILALARQGRHRYFRLASPLVGRMLEGIMAVAQAGPARYHPHWRGGEDLRFARLCYDHLAGELAVRIADVLAEREQIVLGEDGGEVTPAGRALLDGLGIDVAGLTRQRRVFCRPCLDWSMRRPHIAGAVGAAMLERFLVLGWLRRSRDSRVLAVTPVGHRHLQEAFGIAPVPAGGPEPG, encoded by the coding sequence ATGCAGACGGGACCGAAGATCGCCGAGGTCGCGGCGCTGGTGGGGGATCCCGCCCGCGCCAACATGCTCGGGGCGCTGATGGACGGCCGGGCGCTCACCGCCTCGGAGCTCGCCTATGCCGCCCATGTGACGCCGCAGACCGCCAGCGCCCATCTCGGCAAGCTGGTCGACGGCGGCATCCTGGCGCTGGCCCGGCAGGGGCGGCACCGCTATTTCCGGCTGGCCTCGCCGCTGGTCGGCCGGATGCTCGAAGGCATCATGGCGGTGGCGCAGGCCGGCCCGGCCCGCTACCACCCGCATTGGCGCGGCGGCGAGGACCTGCGCTTCGCCAGGCTGTGCTACGACCACCTGGCGGGCGAGCTCGCTGTGCGCATCGCCGACGTCCTGGCGGAGCGCGAGCAGATCGTGCTGGGCGAGGACGGCGGCGAGGTGACGCCGGCCGGCCGGGCCCTGCTCGACGGTCTCGGCATCGACGTCGCCGGGCTGACGCGGCAGCGCCGCGTGTTCTGCCGCCCGTGCCTGGACTGGAGCATGCGGCGGCCCCACATCGCCGGCGCGGTCGGGGCGGCGATGCTGGAGCGGTTCCTGGTGCTCGGCTGGCTGCGGCGTTCCCGGGATTCGCGGGTGCTCGCCGTCACCCCGGTGGGGCATCGGCACCTGCAGGAGGCGTTCGGGATCGCGCCGGTACCGGCCGGCGGGCCGGAGCCGGGGTGA
- a CDS encoding dipeptide ABC transporter ATP-binding protein, translating to MTALLEARDLARFYEVKRGLFGATGTVRALAGVSFSLQPGKTLAVVGESGCGKSTLARLLTMIEPPSEGSLTIGGVDLKLATAAQRRVLRREIQIVFQNPYGSLNPRQTIQRALEEPLLVNTRLSAAERQDAALAMMARVGLRPDQAQRYPHMFSGGQRQRVAIARALMLRPKILVLDEPVSALDVSVRAQVLNLLGELQQEFGLAYIFISHDLSVVRHIADDVMVMYLGRAVEMGSREALFAAPQHPYTRALMSATPQADPERVRQRIILQGELPSPFSPPSGCAFNPRCPLAMEVCRQERPVLEDKQGRAVACFAVAA from the coding sequence ATGACGGCCCTGCTCGAAGCGCGGGACCTCGCCCGCTTCTACGAGGTGAAGCGTGGGCTGTTCGGCGCCACCGGCACGGTGCGCGCCCTGGCCGGGGTCAGCTTCTCGCTCCAGCCCGGCAAGACGCTGGCGGTGGTCGGCGAATCCGGCTGCGGCAAGTCGACCCTCGCCCGCCTCCTGACCATGATCGAACCGCCGAGCGAGGGCTCGCTGACCATCGGCGGGGTCGACCTCAAGCTCGCCACCGCGGCCCAGCGCCGGGTGCTGCGGCGCGAGATCCAGATCGTGTTCCAGAATCCCTACGGCTCGCTCAACCCGCGCCAGACCATCCAGCGGGCGCTGGAGGAGCCGCTCCTGGTCAACACCAGGCTGAGCGCCGCCGAGCGCCAGGACGCGGCGCTGGCGATGATGGCGCGCGTCGGCCTCCGGCCCGACCAGGCGCAGCGCTATCCCCACATGTTCTCCGGCGGCCAGCGCCAGCGCGTCGCCATCGCCCGGGCGCTGATGCTGCGGCCGAAGATCCTGGTGCTGGACGAGCCGGTCTCGGCTCTGGACGTCTCGGTCCGGGCGCAGGTGCTCAACCTGCTCGGCGAGCTGCAGCAGGAGTTCGGCCTCGCCTACATCTTCATCAGCCACGATCTCTCGGTGGTGCGCCACATCGCCGACGACGTGATGGTGATGTATCTCGGCCGCGCCGTGGAGATGGGCAGCCGCGAGGCCCTGTTCGCGGCGCCGCAGCACCCCTATACCCGCGCCCTGATGTCGGCGACGCCGCAGGCCGATCCGGAGCGGGTGCGCCAGCGCATCATCCTGCAGGGCGAATTGCCCTCGCCCTTCTCGCCGCCGTCCGGCTGCGCCTTCAACCCGCGCTGCCCGCTGGCGATGGAGGTGTGCCGCCAGGAGCGGCCGGTGCTCGAGGACAAGCAGGGCCGCGCCGTCGCCTGCTTCGCCGTGGCGGCCTGA
- a CDS encoding ABC transporter ATP-binding protein has protein sequence MPLLEIQNLTVEFPVRHGFFRAVDGVSLSLDPGEIVSIVGESGSGKSVAMLAVMGLLPKTARVTADVLAFDGRDLRTMTSRARRGIIGRDMAMIFQEPMTSLNPCFTVGFQIDEALRTHTDLGRAQRRARAVELLEQVGITDPARRLSAFPHQMSGGMSQRAMIAMAIACNPKLLIADEPTTALDVTIQAQILDLLARLQRERGMALVLITHDMGVVAETAQRVIVQYAGQQVEMASTRDLFGEPRHPYTAALLAALPERATSRVLPSIPGVVPGQYDRPAGCLFSPRCAFAVEACRAAPPGRAGPAMNNALCIRPLVDGKPSDLEVAA, from the coding sequence ATGCCCCTGCTCGAAATCCAGAACCTCACCGTCGAATTTCCGGTCCGCCACGGCTTCTTCCGCGCCGTCGACGGCGTCTCCCTGTCGCTCGATCCCGGCGAGATCGTCTCGATCGTCGGCGAGTCCGGCTCGGGCAAGTCGGTGGCGATGCTGGCGGTGATGGGGCTTCTGCCCAAGACCGCCCGGGTCACCGCCGACGTCCTGGCCTTCGACGGCCGGGACCTGCGCACCATGACGTCGCGGGCGCGGCGCGGCATCATCGGCCGCGACATGGCGATGATCTTCCAGGAGCCGATGACCTCGCTGAACCCCTGCTTCACCGTCGGCTTCCAGATCGACGAGGCGCTGCGCACCCATACCGATCTCGGCCGGGCGCAGCGGCGGGCGCGGGCGGTCGAGCTGCTCGAGCAGGTCGGCATCACCGACCCGGCCCGGCGCCTCTCCGCCTTCCCGCACCAGATGTCGGGCGGCATGAGCCAGCGGGCGATGATCGCCATGGCGATCGCCTGCAACCCCAAGCTGCTGATCGCCGACGAGCCGACCACGGCGCTCGACGTCACCATCCAGGCGCAGATCCTCGACCTCCTGGCGCGGCTGCAGCGCGAGCGCGGCATGGCCCTGGTGCTCATCACCCACGACATGGGCGTGGTGGCCGAGACCGCCCAGCGCGTCATCGTGCAATATGCCGGCCAGCAGGTGGAGATGGCCTCCACGCGCGACCTCTTCGGCGAGCCGCGCCATCCCTATACCGCGGCGCTGCTGGCGGCGCTGCCGGAGCGCGCGACCTCGCGGGTGCTGCCCTCCATCCCCGGCGTGGTGCCGGGCCAGTACGACCGGCCGGCCGGCTGCCTGTTCTCGCCGCGCTGCGCCTTCGCCGTCGAAGCCTGCCGCGCCGCGCCGCCTGGCCGGGCGGGACCGGCGATGAACAATGCGCTGTGCATCCGCCCGCTCGTCGACGGCAAGCCGTCCGACCTGGAGGTGGCGGCATGA
- a CDS encoding ABC transporter permease subunit — protein sequence MVADTSIAAARPASPPSLIAETWHNLRENRGAMVGLVVVCLVVLVAIFADVLAPHSPIEQFREHVRQPPAWSDGGSWDFPLGTDDVGRDMLSRIIHGARISLFIGVSVMIVSILTGVVLGLIAAFVGGVVDAVLMRFMDLILSVPDLVLSVVIVSIIGPSLSNTIVAVLIVFLPRYVRLVRASALSELSKDYVTAAKVVGVGPVRLMFVTVLPNCLAPLIVQATLGISDALLQAAALGFLGLGAQPPTPEWGAMLASSREFLESAPWIVTFPGLAILLTVVAINVFGDGLRDALDPRLKRG from the coding sequence ATGGTCGCTGACACCAGCATTGCCGCGGCTCGCCCGGCGTCGCCCCCTTCGCTGATCGCCGAGACCTGGCACAATCTGAGGGAGAATCGCGGCGCCATGGTCGGGCTCGTCGTCGTCTGCCTGGTGGTGCTGGTGGCCATCTTCGCCGACGTTCTGGCGCCGCATTCGCCGATCGAGCAGTTCCGCGAGCACGTGAGGCAGCCGCCGGCCTGGAGCGACGGAGGCTCCTGGGACTTTCCGCTCGGCACCGACGATGTCGGTCGCGACATGCTCTCGCGGATCATCCACGGCGCGCGAATCTCCCTCTTCATCGGCGTCTCGGTGATGATCGTGTCGATCCTGACGGGCGTCGTGCTCGGCCTGATCGCCGCCTTCGTCGGCGGCGTGGTCGACGCGGTGCTGATGCGCTTCATGGACCTGATCCTGTCCGTCCCGGACCTGGTCCTCTCAGTGGTGATCGTTTCCATCATCGGGCCGAGCCTTTCCAACACCATCGTCGCGGTGTTGATCGTGTTCCTGCCGCGCTACGTCCGGCTGGTGCGCGCGTCGGCCTTGAGCGAGCTCTCTAAAGACTACGTCACGGCGGCCAAGGTGGTCGGCGTCGGGCCGGTCCGGCTGATGTTCGTCACGGTGCTGCCGAACTGCCTCGCGCCGCTGATCGTGCAGGCGACGCTCGGCATTTCCGATGCGCTGCTGCAGGCCGCAGCCCTCGGCTTCCTCGGCCTCGGCGCCCAGCCGCCGACGCCGGAATGGGGGGCCATGCTCGCCTCGTCGCGTGAGTTCCTGGAGAGCGCACCCTGGATCGTGACGTTCCCGGGCCTGGCCATCCTGCTCACGGTGGTTGCCATCAACGTGTTCGGCGACGGCCTGCGCGACGCCCTCGACCCGCGGCTGAAGCGCGGCTGA
- a CDS encoding ABC transporter permease subunit — MLKYFAKRVLLTLPIFLALIALTFFAIRLVPGDPIEVRRGERGISPERLAELRHEMGLDQPLLKQFWDYLWQVLHGDFGVSLVTHEPVLREFMTLFPATIELAVCAMIFAVVLGIPAGIIAGLKRGSSADYVVTAAAVTGNSMPIFWWGLVLILVVSNQLDLTPVGGRVNLELFDIEPVTGFMLIDSYLSGQDGAFQSALAHLILPAIVLGTLPLAVITRITRSAMLEVLNEDYVRTARAKGLSPIRVVGLHALRNALIPVVTVIGLQVSALIAGAVQTETVFSWPGVGKWLIDSLSRRDYPVLQGGVLLISVVVVFVNLTIDLLYGLINPRIRHGR; from the coding sequence ATGCTCAAATATTTCGCCAAACGGGTGCTGCTGACGCTCCCGATCTTCCTGGCGCTGATCGCCCTGACCTTCTTCGCCATCCGCCTCGTTCCCGGCGACCCGATCGAGGTCCGGCGCGGCGAGCGCGGCATCTCGCCGGAGCGGCTGGCCGAGCTGCGCCACGAGATGGGACTCGACCAGCCGCTGTTGAAGCAATTCTGGGACTATCTCTGGCAGGTCCTGCACGGCGACTTCGGCGTCTCGCTGGTGACCCACGAACCCGTGCTCCGCGAATTCATGACGCTGTTCCCGGCAACGATCGAGCTCGCTGTCTGCGCCATGATCTTCGCGGTCGTGCTCGGCATCCCTGCCGGCATCATCGCCGGCCTGAAGCGCGGATCCTCGGCCGACTACGTGGTCACCGCCGCCGCGGTGACCGGCAACTCCATGCCGATCTTCTGGTGGGGTCTGGTGCTGATCCTGGTGGTCTCGAACCAACTCGACCTCACGCCCGTGGGGGGGCGGGTCAATCTGGAACTCTTCGATATCGAGCCAGTGACCGGCTTCATGCTGATCGACAGTTACCTCTCCGGCCAGGACGGCGCGTTCCAGTCGGCGCTGGCGCATCTGATCCTGCCGGCTATCGTGCTCGGCACCCTGCCGCTGGCGGTGATCACCCGCATCACGCGCTCGGCCATGCTGGAGGTGCTGAACGAAGATTATGTGCGCACCGCACGCGCCAAAGGGCTGTCACCGATCCGCGTCGTCGGCCTGCACGCCCTGCGCAATGCGCTGATCCCGGTCGTCACCGTCATCGGCCTGCAGGTGAGCGCGCTGATCGCCGGAGCTGTGCAGACCGAGACGGTGTTCTCCTGGCCGGGGGTCGGCAAATGGCTGATCGATTCGCTATCGCGACGTGATTATCCCGTGCTGCAGGGCGGGGTTCTGCTCATATCGGTCGTGGTGGTGTTCGTGAACCTGACGATCGATCTGCTCTACGGGCTCATCAATCCGAGGATTCGCCATGGTCGCTGA
- a CDS encoding ABC transporter substrate-binding protein, which yields MSKTLKTGLLAATVAVLLGTTAAGAKTLVYCSEGSPENFTPALNTTGTSLDAARPVFNQLVEFEPGTTNVIPGLAEKWEISKDGLEITFHLRKGVKFHAYKGFKPTRDFDADDVLFSFNRQWKDDHPYHKVSGGAFDYFNDMDMPKLLKSIDKVDDYTVKVTLTEANAPILANFAMDFATIESAEYADYLLKAGTPEKFDQEPVGTGPFQFTSYQKDAVIRYKAFPEYWGGKAKLDGLVYAITPDATARFAKLRKGECQVMGYPNPADLAAMKEDKKINLLSQAGLNIAYWAFNVEKPPFDKKEVRQALSMAIDKDAIIKDVYQGAGQAAKNLIPPTIWGYNDKVVDYKYDPAAAKALLAKAGITSLDIDLWYMPVQRPYNPAAKRIAEMMQADLAKVGVNAKLVTYEWGEYRKRLQAGEHMTGQLGWTGDNGDPDNFFFLLGCAAARPGGQNLSKWCDKDFDERLTKARQTFDKAERTKLYEEMQQIAHDEEPQMTIAHSVVYEPISANVEGYKVSPLGRHEFYGVTLK from the coding sequence ATGTCGAAGACCCTGAAAACCGGCCTTCTGGCGGCGACGGTCGCCGTGCTGCTGGGGACGACGGCCGCCGGCGCCAAGACGCTGGTCTACTGCTCCGAAGGCAGCCCTGAGAATTTCACGCCGGCGCTGAACACCACGGGCACGTCCCTGGATGCGGCGCGCCCGGTGTTCAACCAGCTGGTCGAGTTCGAGCCCGGCACCACCAACGTCATTCCCGGCCTGGCCGAAAAATGGGAAATCTCGAAGGACGGGCTGGAGATCACCTTCCATCTGCGCAAGGGCGTGAAGTTCCATGCCTACAAGGGCTTCAAGCCGACGCGCGACTTCGATGCCGACGACGTGCTGTTCTCCTTCAACCGCCAGTGGAAGGACGATCATCCCTACCACAAGGTCTCGGGCGGCGCCTTCGATTACTTCAACGACATGGACATGCCCAAGCTGTTGAAGTCGATCGACAAGGTCGACGACTATACGGTGAAGGTGACGCTGACCGAGGCCAACGCCCCGATCCTGGCGAATTTCGCCATGGACTTCGCCACCATCGAGTCGGCCGAATATGCCGACTATCTCCTGAAGGCGGGCACGCCGGAGAAGTTCGACCAGGAGCCGGTCGGCACCGGGCCGTTCCAGTTCACGTCCTATCAGAAAGACGCGGTGATCCGCTACAAGGCCTTCCCGGAGTACTGGGGCGGCAAGGCCAAGCTCGACGGCCTGGTCTATGCCATCACGCCGGACGCGACCGCGCGCTTCGCCAAGCTGCGGAAGGGCGAATGCCAGGTGATGGGCTATCCCAACCCGGCCGACCTCGCGGCGATGAAGGAGGACAAGAAGATCAACCTCCTGTCCCAGGCCGGCCTCAACATCGCCTACTGGGCCTTCAACGTGGAGAAGCCGCCCTTCGACAAGAAGGAGGTACGCCAGGCGCTCTCCATGGCGATCGACAAGGACGCCATCATCAAGGACGTCTACCAGGGCGCCGGCCAGGCGGCCAAGAACCTGATCCCGCCGACGATCTGGGGCTATAACGACAAGGTCGTGGACTACAAGTACGACCCGGCCGCGGCCAAGGCGCTGCTGGCCAAGGCCGGCATCACCTCGCTCGACATCGACCTGTGGTACATGCCGGTGCAACGCCCCTACAACCCGGCCGCCAAGCGCATCGCCGAGATGATGCAGGCCGACCTCGCCAAGGTCGGCGTCAACGCCAAGCTCGTCACGTATGAGTGGGGCGAGTATCGCAAGCGCCTGCAGGCGGGCGAGCACATGACCGGCCAGCTCGGCTGGACCGGCGACAACGGCGATCCCGACAACTTCTTCTTCCTGCTCGGCTGCGCCGCGGCGCGCCCGGGCGGCCAGAACCTGTCCAAGTGGTGCGACAAGGACTTCGATGAGCGCCTGACCAAGGCGCGCCAGACCTTCGACAAGGCCGAGCGCACCAAGCTCTACGAGGAGATGCAGCAGATCGCCCATGACGAGGAGCCGCAGATGACCATCGCGCACTCCGTCGTCTACGAGCCGATCAGCGCCAATGTCGAGGGCTACAAGGTCTCCCCGCTCGGCCGGCACGAGTTCTACGGCGTCACGCTGAAGTAA
- a CDS encoding DUF2853 family protein, with translation MTDLATHLADVKKYTGSVDEAAVAGMAKTYALVLSKADSRWVAASDPAELGRVRDNFLKKKLGLKDADATLDAAIKAVVDKLKADRTKSRLTVYYLLAEHFKKLDLFKK, from the coding sequence ATGACGGATCTCGCAACCCATCTCGCCGACGTCAAGAAATATACCGGCAGTGTCGACGAAGCTGCCGTTGCCGGGATGGCGAAGACCTATGCCCTCGTGCTCAGCAAGGCGGATTCCAGGTGGGTGGCGGCGAGCGACCCGGCGGAGCTCGGTCGCGTGCGCGACAATTTCCTGAAGAAGAAGCTCGGCCTGAAGGATGCGGACGCGACGCTGGACGCCGCGATCAAGGCGGTGGTCGACAAGCTCAAGGCCGACCGGACCAAGTCGCGCCTCACCGTCTATTATCTCCTGGCCGAGCATTTCAAGAAGCTCGACCTGTTCAAGAAATAA
- the gshB gene encoding glutathione synthase has product MALNVAVQMDPIERISIRGDSTFALMLEAQARGHALSVYLPDTLSMRDGGVTASVRPVTLRDVEGDHVTAGAATRVDLTGFDVVLLRQDPPFDMAYVTTTHLLERIHPRTLVVNDPASVRNAPEKMFVTEFPELMPPTLITRDRADIEAFREEHGDVVMKPLYGNGGAAVFKLGRDDPNFGSLFDLFSTLSREPWVVQRFLPEVFEGDKRIILVDGVAAGAVNRVPQPGDIRSNMVRGGAARPTDLTAREREICERIGPALKRMGLIFVGIDVIGGHLTEINITSPTGIRAIKRLGGPDLAVAIWDAIEAKRR; this is encoded by the coding sequence ATGGCCTTGAACGTCGCCGTCCAGATGGACCCGATCGAGCGGATCAGCATCCGTGGCGATTCCACCTTCGCCCTGATGCTGGAGGCGCAGGCACGCGGCCATGCGCTGTCGGTCTACCTGCCGGACACGCTGTCGATGCGCGACGGCGGGGTGACGGCCAGCGTCCGGCCGGTGACCCTGCGCGACGTCGAGGGCGACCATGTCACCGCGGGAGCGGCGACGCGCGTCGACCTCACCGGCTTCGACGTGGTGCTGCTGCGCCAGGACCCGCCCTTCGACATGGCCTATGTGACGACGACCCATCTCCTGGAGCGCATCCATCCCCGCACGCTGGTCGTCAACGACCCGGCCTCGGTGCGCAACGCTCCGGAGAAGATGTTCGTCACCGAGTTTCCCGAGCTGATGCCGCCGACGCTGATCACCCGCGACCGCGCCGACATCGAGGCCTTCCGGGAGGAGCACGGCGACGTGGTGATGAAGCCGCTCTACGGCAATGGCGGCGCGGCGGTGTTCAAGCTCGGCCGTGACGACCCGAATTTCGGCTCGTTGTTCGACCTGTTCTCGACCCTTTCGCGGGAGCCCTGGGTGGTGCAGCGCTTCCTGCCCGAGGTCTTCGAGGGCGACAAGCGCATCATCCTGGTCGACGGCGTGGCGGCGGGCGCGGTCAACCGGGTGCCGCAGCCCGGCGATATCCGCTCCAACATGGTGCGCGGCGGGGCGGCGCGGCCGACCGACCTGACGGCGCGCGAACGCGAGATCTGCGAGCGCATCGGCCCGGCGCTGAAGCGCATGGGCCTGATCTTCGTCGGCATCGACGTGATCGGCGGCCATCTCACCGAGATCAACATCACCTCGCCGACCGGGATCAGGGCGATCAAGCGTCTGGGCGGGCCGGACCTCGCGGTGGCCATCTGGGATGCGATCGAAGCCAAGAGACGGTGA